The following proteins come from a genomic window of Hymenobacter canadensis:
- a CDS encoding chemotaxis protein CheW yields the protein MAEAEQASEKKTPKSDPIIQLIVFRLGSEEYGLRIEQVKEVTLTPEIARMPKTPPFVKGIANLRGDIIAIIDLEQRFGLRSFEEDLPALSYTLAIEAKDYTIGIVVREVPTPLSIPVSSIEKAPEFIQDININDKYIEGIVKVDGRIIIVLDMMKLLTPAEIMQLQTR from the coding sequence ATGGCCGAAGCTGAACAAGCCAGCGAGAAAAAAACGCCGAAGTCCGACCCCATCATCCAGCTCATCGTGTTTCGGCTCGGCAGCGAGGAGTATGGCCTGCGCATCGAGCAGGTGAAAGAGGTGACGCTGACGCCGGAAATTGCGCGCATGCCCAAAACCCCGCCTTTTGTGAAGGGCATTGCCAACCTGCGCGGCGACATCATTGCCATCATCGACTTGGAGCAGCGCTTTGGCCTGCGAAGCTTCGAGGAGGACCTGCCGGCCCTGTCCTACACCCTGGCTATCGAAGCCAAGGACTACACCATCGGTATTGTGGTGCGGGAGGTGCCTACGCCGCTGTCCATTCCGGTTTCCAGCATCGAAAAAGCCCCGGAATTCATCCAAGACATCAACATCAACGACAAATACATTGAGGGAATCGTGAAGGTAGACGGCCGCATCATCATTGTGCTCGACATGATGAAGCTGCTGACGCCCGCCGAGATTATGCAGCTGCAAACGCGCTAA
- a CDS encoding response regulator has product MKNRILIVDDSFYMRTMLKNMLTDAGYEVVGEAANGQQALEMAAATKPDLITLDVILPDNTGLDVLKGIRLNDPDVKVVMCSAVGQEVIVTEALESGASAYIVKPFSEEKVLEIVSTALQAAE; this is encoded by the coding sequence ATGAAAAACCGCATTCTCATCGTCGACGACTCTTTTTACATGCGTACGATGCTCAAGAACATGCTCACCGATGCCGGCTACGAGGTAGTAGGAGAAGCCGCCAACGGCCAGCAGGCGCTTGAAATGGCGGCCGCCACCAAACCCGACCTGATTACGCTGGACGTAATTCTGCCCGATAACACCGGGCTGGACGTGCTGAAAGGCATCCGCCTGAATGACCCGGACGTGAAAGTGGTGATGTGCAGTGCTGTAGGGCAGGAGGTTATCGTGACCGAAGCGCTGGAAAGCGGGGCATCGGCCTATATCGTCAAGCCTTTCTCCGAAGAGAAGGTGCTGGAAATCGTAAGCACTGCCCTGCAGGCTGCCGAATAG
- a CDS encoding CheB methylesterase domain-containing protein, producing the protein MSNHSLTFTILLGTLPTALRLRLLRLFQGQPDWHVVSSGEGDTNLLTTARRLRPGLIIVAQDQLRDIEQLRRSASIPVLLFGETPPLPGMLREVAAWGVYGYFQPDSGQPLWAAELLSKVRQAMPAAPRPLAQPTASIAVPGIATGLVIVGGSTGGTLAVEQLVRALPTTLACAVLVAVHLPASFLTSFVDRLRRATALPVVAGGAGVLLQPGQIVVAPGGRNTLVRAASNSPWQAWHTEFTAEPSPSGDEPSLDVIMRSAARTVGRNVLGVVLTGLGRDGTLGAQAIRQHGGTVLVQDEASSAVFSMPKSVIQAGWANAVLPLHELPKAIGRHVSQFKQASAEARLSRLTSARAF; encoded by the coding sequence GTGTCCAACCACTCTCTTACCTTCACCATTCTGCTAGGCACTCTGCCCACCGCTCTGCGGCTACGGCTGTTGCGCCTGTTTCAGGGCCAGCCTGACTGGCACGTGGTAAGTAGTGGAGAAGGGGATACGAACCTGCTGACAACGGCCCGCCGGCTACGCCCGGGCTTGATCATTGTAGCACAGGACCAGCTGCGCGATATTGAGCAGCTGCGCCGTTCGGCCAGCATACCAGTGCTGCTTTTTGGTGAAACGCCGCCGTTGCCGGGTATGCTGCGCGAAGTAGCTGCCTGGGGCGTATACGGCTACTTTCAGCCCGACTCCGGCCAGCCACTATGGGCGGCTGAGTTGCTGAGCAAAGTGCGCCAGGCAATGCCTGCCGCGCCGCGCCCACTAGCACAGCCCACGGCCTCCATTGCTGTGCCGGGTATTGCTACCGGGCTGGTGATAGTAGGTGGCTCCACGGGTGGCACGCTGGCTGTCGAACAGCTGGTGCGGGCTCTGCCTACCACGCTGGCCTGTGCGGTGCTGGTGGCGGTGCACCTGCCGGCCTCTTTTCTTACGTCTTTTGTCGACCGTTTGCGGCGCGCAACTGCCCTGCCGGTGGTAGCGGGCGGGGCCGGGGTACTGCTGCAGCCCGGGCAGATTGTAGTGGCCCCCGGGGGGCGCAATACACTGGTCAGGGCGGCCTCCAACAGTCCCTGGCAAGCGTGGCACACGGAATTCACTGCCGAGCCCAGCCCATCGGGCGACGAACCCTCGCTGGATGTGATAATGCGCTCGGCAGCGCGCACGGTGGGCCGCAATGTGCTCGGCGTGGTGCTCACGGGCCTGGGCCGCGACGGTACGCTGGGCGCCCAGGCTATCCGGCAGCATGGCGGCACGGTGCTGGTGCAGGATGAAGCTTCATCGGCCGTGTTTTCCATGCCGAAATCGGTGATTCAGGCCGGGTGGGCCAATGCTGTGCTTCCGCTTCATGAGCTGCCCAAAGCCATTGGGCGGCATGTGTCCCAGTTTAAGCAGGCCTCCGCGGAAGCGCGCCTGTCCCGTCTTACTTCAGCTCGCGCTTTTTAA
- a CDS encoding chemotaxis protein CheA: MKSREQEYREIYMAEALEAYDGMSRHISELERNPQDQQALNELFRLMHNLKSNSRAMGFVQVGEVAHNMETIFGLIRSKDREFSGSLATVLFMGVDVLGAMIRAVEDESAMPDSAALLDNLDRLVNGEEPILAEEEQDDEDANRKLELSDLVYIQIKKLDHLLNLVGELIIDRDRILTLSQEIGHPALQSTAAHLFRITDELQYSVMDARLVNVGSLLNKFPRVVRDVATTEQKQVELTLSGQDIQIDRNILQIITDALLHLVRNAIGHGLETPADREKAGKPAQGNLVLSAQTERDDVLIRVADDGRGIDVESVRRKAVERGLVGKESARYLDDAAVRAFLFEPGFSMAKEVTEISGRGVGLDVVKLAIDSLGGQLRVDSVLGQGTTFTLVLPTSIAVKGALLFELDARNYAIPLMHTDSVVSLMPDVLHVVGGVLMAEVQGENVPVVSLRRLLHNGDGPLPPANRSELEGRQDIIIIAYNNRKLGLIVDRFLRQQNIVIKPMSKPLDTIELFGGVTLLGSGQVCLVLDVPALTRLFLARRV, translated from the coding sequence ATGAAATCACGCGAGCAGGAATACCGGGAAATTTACATGGCCGAGGCGCTGGAAGCCTACGATGGCATGAGCCGCCACATCAGTGAGCTGGAGCGCAACCCGCAGGATCAGCAGGCCCTGAACGAGCTGTTCCGGCTCATGCACAACCTCAAGTCCAACTCGCGGGCTATGGGATTTGTGCAGGTGGGGGAGGTGGCCCACAACATGGAAACCATCTTCGGCCTGATCCGCAGCAAGGACCGGGAGTTTAGCGGCAGCTTGGCCACCGTGCTCTTTATGGGCGTTGATGTGCTGGGGGCTATGATCCGGGCGGTGGAAGACGAGTCGGCCATGCCCGACAGCGCGGCGCTGCTGGACAATCTGGACCGGCTTGTGAACGGCGAAGAGCCCATTCTGGCCGAAGAAGAGCAGGACGACGAGGATGCTAACCGTAAGCTGGAGCTGTCGGACCTGGTGTATATCCAGATCAAGAAGCTGGACCACCTGCTCAATCTGGTAGGGGAGCTGATTATCGACCGGGACCGGATTCTGACGCTGAGCCAGGAAATCGGGCATCCGGCGCTGCAAAGCACCGCCGCCCACCTGTTCCGTATCACCGACGAGCTGCAGTATTCCGTGATGGATGCGCGCCTAGTAAACGTGGGCTCGTTGCTGAACAAGTTTCCGAGGGTGGTGCGCGACGTGGCTACCACCGAGCAGAAACAGGTAGAGCTGACGCTCAGCGGCCAGGACATCCAGATTGACCGCAACATCCTGCAAATCATTACCGATGCGCTGCTGCACTTGGTGCGCAATGCCATTGGCCACGGCCTCGAAACCCCGGCCGACCGTGAAAAGGCCGGCAAGCCCGCCCAGGGCAATCTGGTGCTTTCGGCGCAGACCGAGCGCGACGACGTGCTGATTCGGGTGGCCGACGACGGCCGTGGTATTGATGTGGAAAGTGTGCGCCGCAAGGCCGTGGAGCGTGGTTTGGTCGGCAAAGAGTCTGCCCGCTACCTCGATGATGCCGCCGTGCGGGCCTTCCTGTTTGAGCCGGGCTTCTCGATGGCCAAAGAGGTAACCGAAATTTCCGGCCGGGGCGTGGGCCTCGACGTAGTGAAACTCGCCATCGACTCTTTGGGCGGGCAGCTGCGGGTAGATTCGGTGCTTGGGCAGGGCACCACGTTTACGCTGGTGCTGCCGACCTCTATTGCCGTAAAGGGCGCGCTGCTTTTCGAGTTGGATGCCCGTAACTACGCCATCCCGCTCATGCACACCGACTCGGTGGTATCGTTGATGCCGGACGTGCTGCACGTGGTGGGGGGCGTGCTGATGGCGGAAGTACAGGGTGAAAACGTGCCGGTAGTGAGCCTGCGGCGCCTGCTGCACAACGGCGACGGCCCGCTGCCACCGGCTAACCGCTCCGAGCTCGAAGGCCGCCAGGACATCATCATCATTGCCTACAACAACCGCAAACTGGGCCTGATCGTCGACCGGTTTCTGCGTCAGCAGAATATCGTCATCAAGCCCATGAGCAAACCTCTGGATACCATTGAATTGTTCGGCGGCGTCACCTTGCTCGGAAGCGGGCAGGTGTGTCTGGTGCTGGACGTTCCGGCTTTAACTCGTCTGTTTCTAGCCCGACGAGTCTGA
- a CDS encoding chemotaxis protein CheC, with protein MDLHMTEMERDVVREILNIGLARAADSFAIIAQEKVLLEVPSLDLMPGNGMLDMVREIQKTNVPILSDIRGDFNGTTLMFFSGQHVQRLSKVCLRMNTTASTDIDEMQESLLLEISNIITGALVTQLANILKAQIYGAPPSAPHGDMADALQNLLETHPPVQPMIFSVITQFSDKENSVELPLMLFFDRPTFMKILEIIRTYDFLGGTPA; from the coding sequence ATGGACTTGCACATGACAGAGATGGAGCGCGACGTCGTCCGTGAGATTCTGAACATAGGACTGGCCCGCGCTGCCGACTCGTTTGCGATAATTGCTCAGGAAAAAGTACTGCTGGAAGTTCCCAGCCTTGATCTGATGCCCGGTAACGGCATGCTGGACATGGTGCGGGAAATCCAGAAAACCAACGTGCCCATCCTGTCTGATATTCGCGGCGACTTCAACGGGACCACGCTGATGTTCTTTTCCGGACAGCATGTGCAACGGTTATCTAAAGTCTGCCTGCGGATGAATACTACTGCCTCGACAGATATCGACGAGATGCAGGAGTCGTTGCTGCTAGAAATCAGCAATATCATCACCGGGGCATTGGTAACGCAGCTGGCCAACATCCTGAAGGCCCAGATTTACGGCGCGCCACCATCCGCGCCCCACGGCGACATGGCCGACGCCCTGCAAAACCTGCTGGAAACGCATCCGCCGGTGCAGCCCATGATTTTCTCGGTTATCACGCAGTTCTCCGACAAAGAAAACTCGGTGGAGCTGCCGCTGATGCTGTTCTTCGACCGGCCGACGTTTATGAAGATCCTGGAAATCATCCGCACGTACGACTTTCTGGGTGGCACGCCGGCTTAG